CGCGCGTTGGGGGGCTTGTCGATGGGCAGGCCCAACACGTCAGATTGCGGGCCGCTTCCGCAGCTTTGTCGCGACCAGGATGTCGACCATCTTGAAGAACTCCTCATCCGTCTCCATCTTCCGGATCAGGAGGTGCGCGCTCATGGCGCCGCTGTCGTAGGGGAACTTCTTGCCGTCAGCCTCGTGACCGTTGGTGTCCCGCTCCGTCAGTTCGTGGGCCCTGGGCTCGGGGACAGTTTCGGGAGTGGTAGCCGGCGGGGGTGACGGCATCGCTGCGTGGGCAACGTCGCTCCGGGGCGCAGGCTCAGCACCCTCATTCTTTACCGCGGTAAAGCCGGGGGCCGGCTGAGCTGGCTCGGTCGGGGCGGTCGGGGCGGTCGGTGAGTCGGTCTGCGGATTCTTTACCGCGGTAAAGACCGGCGTCGGTTGAGCTGGCTGGGGCGGTGCGGTCGGTGGCTCGGTCTGCGGATTCTTTACCGCGGTAAAGACCGGGGCCGTCGGCGCCGGTGGGGACAGATCTCTCTGGGGATCTACCGGATCCGCTGGCGCCAGCTTCTCCTCGGCCCGGGCCGCCAGCCGGTTCGCCCAGGCAGTGGCCTGCTCCTCCACCGGAAGTTTCACCAGGTCCCGAGTCTCCCGAACGGGCAGCACACCCGCACTGACGAGGTCCTGGAGTTCCGGAGCCAGCTTCAGCAAGTACAGCTGCTGGGTGACCCACCCGGCCGACTTGCCGAAGTGCTCCGCGACCCTGGCCTTGCCTCCGAGCTGCTCAACCATCGTCTGGATGCCGATGGCCTGCTCGACGGGGTCCAGGTCCTCACGGTCGTTGTTCTCCGACAGGACCGCGTCCAGAAACGTGGCCCTGGACGCTGCAAGCGTGTCGTCGACGATGACTTCAAGGGTGCCAAGACCCGCCGCCTGGGAAGCGCGGAAGCGGCGCTCGCCATTCGCGATGACGTACCGATGGGTCCCCACCGCATCGGCCTCTTCCTCCCACAGCTTCAGGTAGGCCTCGCGCGTGACCGCAACAGCCGGCTGAAGCTGCTTCACCTCCAGCTTGCGACCAAACTCCTTGAGGTCCTCATCAGTGCCGAAGTTGCGACGTGGGTTGAACCGCGTCGGCACGAGCTGTTCGAGCGGAAGCGTCTGCAGGCGGCTGTCGGGCGCGCCGGTTGTGGCAACGCCGGTCGCTTCCGCGACGGCCTGGCGCCGAGCGCTGACAGGCCGGGTCTGGGTGTTGCCGAATCGTCCGCCGCCCAACTGGTCCTTCTTGCTCATGAGAGCTCCCGCGCCATGGCCCGCATGCTGATCGCGATTTGGCTCTTGGGTGCGTACGACAGCAGAGGCTGCTTCATTCGGACGGCCTCCTTCTGCTCCTTGCGCTCACTGACGATCGCGACGACACGCGGATCCTTAATGTCCATCCATCCCTCGAGGGAGGACGTGGCGATGTAGCCGCGCCGCGGGTCGTAGAGGTTGACGACCAGACCGAGGTAGTCGATATCGAGGTCCATGTCGTTGCGCAGGTCTTCGATCTGGTTCGTCAGCAGGTCGTAGGCATCGGCTGAGCTGTCCTCTGCCTGGACGACGACGAGGGGGCCGGACTGGCCGGGCACTTCGTCCTTCCGGCGCCGCCCGTAATAGACGGCGGCGTCCATGCTCAGGCCGAGGCTCGGGGGGCAGTCGACAACGATGACGTCATAGTCGGCTTCCAGCGGTGCAAGGGCACGCTCCAACGCGGCTTCCCGGGCGCGGACTCCGGAGAGCCGGACGTCCAGGAGGAACGCGTCGTTACAACTGGGCAGCAGGTGGAGACGGTCGCCGAACCGTTCCCCGTCGACGGTGACGATGAGATCCCGCAGGTCGCCCTTGGGGGAGCCGCCCATGTGGTTGGTGAGGCTGTCGCCGTCCTGCGAAATGGGCAGAGGTGTTGCACCGAGCTGGTTGGTGAGGTGGCACTGGGGGTCGAAGTCGACCAGGAGGACGCGCAGGCCGATACCGGGAAGGTTCTCGACACCGAGAGGGTCCTCGTCACCGTCCGGCTCCGAAGCAAGCTGCTTGGCGATCTGGACCGGGTACAGGCTGTTGCGGTCCTCAGCCATTGCCTCACCGAGGCCGGCGGTGATGGCGGTCTTGCCCACGCCGCCCTTCTGGTTGCACACCACGAACCGCCGGGTGACGACCGGCCGTTCGATGTCGGGTGCCGGATGGCTGTCCAGCCACATGTGCACGGCCTGCGCCAGTCCCTGAGTGAGGGACACGCTGCGCTGCTTGGTGACCGCCTTGAAGTCGTCCCACTGACCGTGCGGGAGGAAGGTGGAGAACGAGTCGGCGCCGGCCGTGTCGACAGGTTCAAGCCCGGAGGCGAGCCCGGTCCAGGCCCTGACGGCCTGTTCGATGGCCGTCTGGATTTCGAGACCGTGCTGGGCGCATCTGACCTTGAGGCTCTGGCGAAGCAGGCCCGGCAGCTTGGATACGACCTTTTCCCGGTCGCCTGAGGTGGTTGGAGAACTCATGCGTGTCACCTTACTAACGTCGTAGATCAAATTACGCCTCGACACGTTAGTTTCTCGGAGCAGATTCTTTACCGCGGTAAAGTCCGAGCCTGCCCAACGAGTTCATACCATCCCAAACTCCCCGAACCGCCTCGTGCACCTTCCTGAGTGCGCATCAGGTCCCGGTCTCATGCTGCCGAGCCAGCGGCCAGTTTCTTTACCGCGGTAAAGGCGTGGATGTGGCGGCGTGCCCCTGTGTGGTGTCGGGGTGCGCCGCCATGGGGCGGAACGGGGTTGTGGGTGGTCATGTGGGCTATTTCGGGTCGTTGTTGAATTTTGCCTTGGACCAGTAGTAGCCGAGGACGGTGAGGCCGAGGCTCCAGGTGATGGTGAGCCAGCCGTTGTTGCCGATGTGGGTGCCGAGGAGGAGGCCGCGGAGGGTTTCGATGGCGGGGGTGAAGGGCTGGTATTGGGCGATGGGCTGGAACCAGCCGGGCATGGTGTTGGTGGGGATGAAGGCGCTGGACAGGAGGGGGAGGAGGATGAGGGGCATGGCGTTGTTGCTGGCCGCTTCGGCGTTGGGACTGATCAGCCCCATGCCGACGGCGATCCAGGTGAGTGCGGTGGCGAACAGGACGAGGAGTCCGAACGCGGCCAGCCATTCGAGGGCGGTGGCGTCCGTGGAGCGGAAGCCGATGGCGACGGCGACGGCGCCGACGAGCACGACGCTGGCGATGCATTGCAGGACGCTGCCGATGACGTGGCCGATGAGGACGGATCCGCGGTGGATGGCCATGGTGCGGAAGCGGGCGATGATGCCTTCGGTCATGTCGTTGGAGACGGACACCGCGGTGCCGATGGTGGTGGAGCCGATCGTCATCAGGAGCAGGCCGGGGACGATGTAGGCGATGTAGACGGAGCGGCCGGCGCCGGTGCCGCCGATGCCGGCGCTCATGACGTCGCCGAAGATGTAGACGAACAGCAGGAGCAGCATGATCGGGGTGAGCAGCAGGTTCAGGGTGAGCGACGGGTAGCGCCGCGCGTGCAGGAGGTTGCGGCGCAGCATGGTGGACGAGTCGCGCACGGCGAGGGACAGGGAGCTCATCGGACAGCCTCCTTGGGCTGGTTCGGCTGGGCGGGCACGCCGACGCCGCCGGTGAGGGCGAAGAACACGTCGTCGAGGTCGGGGGTGTGCACGGTCAGCTCGTCGGCCTGGATGCCGGCCGTGTCGAGGCGGTCGAGGATGGAGCGCAGGTCGCGCTGGCTGCCGTCGCTGGGGAGCTGCAGTGCGAGGGCCTCCTCGTCTGTTGCGGCGTCGTCGAGCGCGGAGGCGGCGGAACGGTAGGCGTCGGGGTCGGTGAAGCGGAGCCGGATGTGTCCGCCGGGGATGAGGCGCTTGAGTTCGTCGGCGGTGCCTTCGGCGGCGATTCTGCCGTTGTTGAGTACGGCGATGCGGTCGGCGAGTTCGTCGGCTTCTTCGAGGTACTGGGTGGTGAGGAAGACGGTGACGCCGTCGGTGACGAGTTCGCGGATGATGCCCCACATGGTGTGGCGGGAGCGGGGGTCGAGGCCGGTGGTGGGTTCGTCGAGGAAGATGATCCGCGGGTTGCCGACCAGGGTCATGGCGATGTCGAGGCGGCGTTTCATGCCGCCGGAGTAGGTGGAGGCGGGCTTCGATGCGGCGTCGGTGAGGTCGAACCGCTCGAGCAGCTCGGCGGCGATGCGTCGTCCTTCCGACTTGGGCAGGTGGTGCAGGTCCGCCATGAGGAGCATGTTCTCCTCGCCGGTGATCAGTGCGTCGACGGCGGAGAACTGCCCGGTGACTCCGATCGCGGCACGCACGGTCTGCGCCTGGGCGGTGAGGTCGTGGCCGCCGACGCGGGTCTCGCCGGTGCCGGGGCCGGGGGAGATGAGTGTGGACAGGATCTGCACGGTGGTGGTCTTTCCGGCGCCGTTCGGCCCGAGCAGGGCGAACACGGTGCCGGTCGGGATGTGCAGGTCGATGCCGTCGAGGACGGTCTTGTCGCCGTAGGACTTGCGCAGCCCGTTCGCCGTGATGGCCATGGTCGTCATGGTGACTGCTCCTCAGAGACTGCGGGTGGGTTAGAGGCTGCGGGCGGTGATGTCGCCGTGGGCGGTGGTGGCGTGGATGGTGAGTGCGGCGGTGGCGCCGTCGGTGTTCTTGAGGGTGTTGTGGATGCGGCCGTAGGTGGTGCCGGCGTCGAGGGTGGCGGACACGCCGCGGGCGGCGCCGATGGTGATGTCGCCTGATTCGGTGCGCAGTTCGACGGTGCCGCTGGTGGCCTCGGCGATGTTCAGGTCGCCCTTCTGTGTGCTGATCTGGGCGGGGCCGTTCAGGCGGCCGACGAAGACGTCGCCGGCCTGGAGGGTGAGGCGGGCGCTGGCGGTCTCGTCGAGCTTGACCAGGGCCTGCGCTCCTTCGAAGGTGACGTCGCCGAGCCGTCCGACGCCGCGCAGTTCGGCGGCGGCGGCCTTCGCCTCGACGCGGGAGCCGGCGGGCAGCTGGACGGTCACCTCGACGGATCCGGAGTTGCCCAGGATCCGGTTCTTCGCGGTGGCTGCTTCGATGTGCAGGACGCCGTCGGCGTATTCGGCCGTGACCTGCTCGGCGGCCTTCACGTCGCGGCTCTTGGACTTGTCGGCGGGCAGGATCTCGACCGTGGTGTCGGCGCGGTCGGCGGCGATGAACTGGATGCGTCCTGCGGGGATGTCCAGGATGGCGAGGACGGCGGCGGGGGTGTCGAACTTCTGCATGGTGTTTTCCTTCGATCCGTTGTTTCTGATGAGAGAAACGCTACGTTGCATTCAAGGATCGGGCAACACTCTTGTTGCGCAAGAACCCTATAACTGCAGGTAGTTGCAGGGATTTCATTGCAATGGCCTGGGCTCTAATGCAACGACCCGTAACCCTGGTCGTTGCAATGGAATGGGCGTGAACGCTATAGTCGACCCGCCGGACACCAGTCAGGGATGCCGGACGCGAATGCCGGCCGCTGGGCACGGTGGTCGAGTACGAACGCCGGGCCGCGGATGGGCGCCGGGGCCGGCGCAGGGCTGTGAAGGAGAAGGGGAGCGCAATGCCGGGAGGCAGACTTACTCAGCAGGACCGTCAACAGATCGCGCTGGGGCTGGCCGATGGCCTGGCCTATGCCGAGATCGCCAGAACCCTGGACCGCCCGACATCGACGGTCACGCGTGAGGTGATGCGTAACGGCGGCCCGACCGCCTACCGCGCGGACCTCGCTCACCGCGCCACGGAACAGCGTTCCCGCCGCAAGCAGCCGGCAGCGCCCCGCAACCCGGGCACGCCGGCGCAGCCCCACGGACGTGACGCGGAAGCGGTGCGCGCGTACGAGGAGACGTTCACGACCGTCCTCATACAGTCGGGAACGCCGAAGATGATGGCCCGGGTGATGTCCTGCCTCACCCTCACCGACACGGGCAGTCTGACCGCGGCCGAACTCGTCCAGCGTCTCCAGGTCAGCCCGGCGTCCATCTCCAAGGCGGTCGCGTTCCTGGAGAGTCAGGGGATGGTCCGCAGGGAGCGCGACGACCGCCGCCGTGAGCGCTACGTCGTCGACAACGACATCATGTACCAGTCGATGATGGCTTCCGCCCGTTCCACCGCCCATGTCGTCGACATCGCGCGACAAGGCGTCGGCGTCCTCGGTTCCGGCACTCCCGCTGCCACCCGCCTCGAAAATATCGCCCGCTTCCTCGACTTCGTCTCCGAAAGCATCGCCCGCGCCGCGGAACAGGCCCGCGACATCCTCCACACCCAGCCCGAACCGCCGAAGGACCACACCACCACGTGAGCCCCCTCGGGCCGCGTACCGCCGCCGTCTTCACCGTCACGGGCCGTGCTTCCCGACCGTCATGCAGGCCGCCTGCGTGCTGAGTACCGCTGAACATCAGGGTGTGCGCAGGTGCCGATGACGGCGGCCATCGACGATGCGAGGTGTCACGCACGACCTGCAGGACGCGTGCATGGCCTCCCTCGACGGCCTGATGCCCCGCTCCCCGCTCATGCACGTCACGGGCCTGACCGCACGCCGAATGCGACCTGCACCCTCAAGCCGCCCGGTTGGTCACGCACTGTCCCGCGATGGCCTGACTCAAAACGGCGACCGTCACGATTTTAATGTATGTCACTGAAAGTGGTATCGTCTGGAGTGTGTCAGAGGTGGATGACGAGCGTGAACTCGCCGATGCGGTCGAGGTGTTGAAGGACGCCGAGGACCGCGTCGCCGATGCGCTGCGCGTGTATCTGGCCCGTGATCCGGTCACCGGGCGGCCGGTGCACGGCCGGATCGGGCGGGCGGCGCAGATCACCGGGTGGGGTGAGCAGCGGGTCAAGGAGACGGTCACCCCGGCCCTGGCCGAGCGGCGCCGCGCCAGGCGCTCGGACAAGGGGGCGGGTCAGTGATGAGCGAGTTCGACGCGATCGACTCCCTGCTCGCCTCGCTCACCCCGCAGGAGGAGCTTCCCGACACCGAGGTGCGCCGGAGTCTGCGCGAGCAGGCGGGACTGTCGAAGGCGCAGGTGGCCCGGGCACTCGGCGTGAGCCCGTCCACGGTCACCGGGTGGGAATCGGGGCGTGACCCGGCGGGGGAGACGCGCGCGAAGTACGCCTACCTCCTTGACGGCCTGGCTGCGAAGTTCGCGCCGCCCGCCGAGCCAGAGCCCGAACCCGACTCCGAGGCCGAGGCGGGGCCTGAGCCCGAGGCGGACGAGGTGGCACCGGCCCCGGTTGCCGCCACCGACGCGACCGAACCTTCACCGGCCGACGACGCAGACGACAGGGACGACACAGACGACGTCGAAACTCTGGCCACGCCCGAGCCGTGCGTCCTGTGCGCCAGCCCGGCCCGGCAGCGCGTCGCTGGCTTTCCCCAGCACCTGGACCCTGCCGACTGCCGGCCCACCGCCGGCGCCACGACGCCTACGGTCACGCCTACGGCCACGCCTGCGGCTCCGAGCGCTCCGCAGGTCCAACCGTCACCTTCGGCGCGCCCGCCACACGCGGCGCACGGTGCGCAACGGCCGAAGAAACCGGCCCCGCGTGGACGGGCGTTCCAGGAACCGTCCGGTCCGGCCGACACGATCCACCAAGCCGTTCAAGCCGCGCTCGCCGCCCACGAGGGCGACGTCGAAGCCGCGAGTACCGCGCTGCTGAAGCGGGCGATCCCGGACGCGATGGCGTTGCTGGACCAGACCCGCAAGGGCGCACGCTACGACGTGATCGCCCACCCCTGGATCCCCGACATCCTCAAGAAGCAGACCGCCAAGGGCGCCGACCGGATCTGGGAAGCCCGCCCCAAGTGGACCCGCCACGAGCTCCCGCCCGGTGAGCACGAAGTGACCGCGCTCGACATCAACGGCGCCTACCTCTCCGCCCTCAAGACCCACCTCCCACTCGGACAGCTGGAACACTCCACCGGCTTCGACCACGACCGGCGCCGCGCAGGCGTCCACCTGATCACCCCACCGCACTGGGAACACGAAGCGGTGCTGCCGAACCCGATCGGAAACCGGGACGAACCCGGCCCCCTGTGGGTCACCGAACCCACCCTGCGTCTCCTGCTACGCCTGTCCGGCCCGAAATACGGCCTGTGCGACCCGCCACAGATCCACGAGTCGTACACCTCCGGCGCCACCGAGAACCTCCTGGAGAAGTTCCGCATCGCCCTCAAAGACGCCCGCGAACAGGCAATCAGCGACGAGGACGAAGTGACACTGGAGTACGTGAAAGCGATGTACTCCAAATTCGTGTCCACGATGGGGGAGTCGAACTACAACCGGGAGCTGTACCGCCCGGACTGGATGCACCTCATCCGCTCCCAGGCCTTCGCCAACCTCTGGACAAAGGCCTACAAGGCCCACGAGGAAGGCCTGACCGTGGTGCGTGCAATGGGCACCGACGAACTCCACGTCATCGGCGACTGGCACAGTGTCTTCCCCGAGGGCCGTGGCGTTACCGAGGTCAAGGTGAAGGACACCTACACCGCCAAAGCCGCCGGCGACGAGACCCTGCAGCCGGGGGAGGGGGAGTAAGTGCCCGACAGGAACCTTGAGTTCGGCAAGTTCGGCGCCCGCGGAATCAAGGGCTACGAGGCCGCGGCCCGCCAGCTCGATCACCTGGCCGCCTTCATCGCCAGCCCCGCAACCACCCGCCGCGGCATGCTGGCCCGCCTGCACTACCTCACCCGCACCGACCATGCACGCACGGCCGCACGCGAGGCCGGCCTCACCGTCACCGACCGCACACTGAAACGCTGGGCCGAGGGCAAGGCCTCACCGTCAAAAAAGAGCCTGGCACAGCTGGAGGACGCCTACCGGCAGGTGCGCCGCCACAACGTCGCCCGGCACCTGCTGCAGCGCCTCAACCGGCAAGGCCGGGGCACCCGCGTCGAGTTCCATCCCCTCAACCAAGCCCAGGTCCCCCGACCGCTCCAACGCGACGTCTCCTTCCGCACCCTCAACGTGCGGCACTGGGACCGGATGGTGCAGGCATGGGCAGCCGATGACGACGAGGCCATGGACGAGGCATGGTTCGACGGCATCACCATCGACCTCGGCTCCGACTACGGCGCCTACGAGTACGTCATGAACATCGGCTTCGCCGCCTGACAACTGCGGCCACACCCAGTCGGACCGCCGACAGCCTCCCGACAAGATGACCAGACAGACCCAACGGCGGCAGCCGACGGTGAGCCACAGGACACCCGCAGGCGGGGCTCAGGGCGGTGCGCGCCGCACACACAGGCACAGAGGGGGCATCGACAGAAGGCTCTCTCAGCTGAAGCGAACGTTGCTGAGGTCGATGGAAACCATGCTTGCTCCAGGAGCGGACGACCGTCAGTGTCGCGGCGGTAAGCCCGGCGTTTGGTGGGCAGCACGATGCCGTCCGCTTCCGCGTAGTCGTAGACGTACTGTGCGGCGGCGAATCCGCCAGCCACGTCGACGTGGTAGTCGTGGCGCCGCAGGAGCCGGTCGGGACCGAAATAGAAGTCCTGGCGGGCGCTGTGGCTTGCGATCTGAGGCGGGAAGGCGGCGCGCAGCCCTGGCTGCGCGTTGCTTGGTCTCGCTACGCTCCTGCCCCACGCATATGGGACGGGGGAGTTCATGGCTGTATCGCGATCAGGGCGGGGAACCGTGTCCGGGCCCTGGGACGCCTCCGAACTGGGGTCTCCAGCAGCGGTATTGGACCGCTGGGACCTTGGAGGTCTCCTGGTGCCGCGCACGCCCAGCGTGCGTGTTGAGGTCAGCTACGACGAAACGCGCAGCGCGCTCGTGCAAGCGGTGTTGATCAACGGAGCAAATGCCCTGCAGCTTCAGGCATTCCGCTCCATCACATCCCGTGACTGGGCGTCGGTGCGCAACGACCTCGCCAGCAATATCCGAGGTGATGGCGGCAGAGCGCATGAATCCATCG
This DNA window, taken from Streptomyces sp. NBC_01445, encodes the following:
- a CDS encoding DUF3710 domain-containing protein; this translates as MAVSRSGRGTVSGPWDASELGSPAAVLDRWDLGGLLVPRTPSVRVEVSYDETRSALVQAVLINGANALQLQAFRSITSRDWASVRNDLASNIRGDGGRAHESIGRAGPELRTRIPVTTPTGSEPCRTPG
- a CDS encoding transcriptional regulator, translated to MPDRNLEFGKFGARGIKGYEAAARQLDHLAAFIASPATTRRGMLARLHYLTRTDHARTAAREAGLTVTDRTLKRWAEGKASPSKKSLAQLEDAYRQVRRHNVARHLLQRLNRQGRGTRVEFHPLNQAQVPRPLQRDVSFRTLNVRHWDRMVQAWAADDDEAMDEAWFDGITIDLGSDYGAYEYVMNIGFAA
- a CDS encoding ATP-binding cassette domain-containing protein, producing MTTMAITANGLRKSYGDKTVLDGIDLHIPTGTVFALLGPNGAGKTTTVQILSTLISPGPGTGETRVGGHDLTAQAQTVRAAIGVTGQFSAVDALITGEENMLLMADLHHLPKSEGRRIAAELLERFDLTDAASKPASTYSGGMKRRLDIAMTLVGNPRIIFLDEPTTGLDPRSRHTMWGIIRELVTDGVTVFLTTQYLEEADELADRIAVLNNGRIAAEGTADELKRLIPGGHIRLRFTDPDAYRSAASALDDAATDEEALALQLPSDGSQRDLRSILDRLDTAGIQADELTVHTPDLDDVFFALTGGVGVPAQPNQPKEAVR
- a CDS encoding ABC transporter permease, producing the protein MSSLSLAVRDSSTMLRRNLLHARRYPSLTLNLLLTPIMLLLLFVYIFGDVMSAGIGGTGAGRSVYIAYIVPGLLLMTIGSTTIGTAVSVSNDMTEGIIARFRTMAIHRGSVLIGHVIGSVLQCIASVVLVGAVAVAIGFRSTDATALEWLAAFGLLVLFATALTWIAVGMGLISPNAEAASNNAMPLILLPLLSSAFIPTNTMPGWFQPIAQYQPFTPAIETLRGLLLGTHIGNNGWLTITWSLGLTVLGYYWSKAKFNNDPK
- a CDS encoding ParB/RepB/Spo0J family partition protein: MSKKDQLGGGRFGNTQTRPVSARRQAVAEATGVATTGAPDSRLQTLPLEQLVPTRFNPRRNFGTDEDLKEFGRKLEVKQLQPAVAVTREAYLKLWEEEADAVGTHRYVIANGERRFRASQAAGLGTLEVIVDDTLAASRATFLDAVLSENNDREDLDPVEQAIGIQTMVEQLGGKARVAEHFGKSAGWVTQQLYLLKLAPELQDLVSAGVLPVRETRDLVKLPVEEQATAWANRLAARAEEKLAPADPVDPQRDLSPPAPTAPVFTAVKNPQTEPPTAPPQPAQPTPVFTAVKNPQTDSPTAPTAPTEPAQPAPGFTAVKNEGAEPAPRSDVAHAAMPSPPPATTPETVPEPRAHELTERDTNGHEADGKKFPYDSGAMSAHLLIRKMETDEEFFKMVDILVATKLRKRPAI
- a CDS encoding DUF4097 family beta strand repeat-containing protein, with product MQKFDTPAAVLAILDIPAGRIQFIAADRADTTVEILPADKSKSRDVKAAEQVTAEYADGVLHIEAATAKNRILGNSGSVEVTVQLPAGSRVEAKAAAAELRGVGRLGDVTFEGAQALVKLDETASARLTLQAGDVFVGRLNGPAQISTQKGDLNIAEATSGTVELRTESGDITIGAARGVSATLDAGTTYGRIHNTLKNTDGATAALTIHATTAHGDITARSL
- a CDS encoding ParA family protein; its protein translation is MSSPTTSGDREKVVSKLPGLLRQSLKVRCAQHGLEIQTAIEQAVRAWTGLASGLEPVDTAGADSFSTFLPHGQWDDFKAVTKQRSVSLTQGLAQAVHMWLDSHPAPDIERPVVTRRFVVCNQKGGVGKTAITAGLGEAMAEDRNSLYPVQIAKQLASEPDGDEDPLGVENLPGIGLRVLLVDFDPQCHLTNQLGATPLPISQDGDSLTNHMGGSPKGDLRDLIVTVDGERFGDRLHLLPSCNDAFLLDVRLSGVRAREAALERALAPLEADYDVIVVDCPPSLGLSMDAAVYYGRRRKDEVPGQSGPLVVVQAEDSSADAYDLLTNQIEDLRNDMDLDIDYLGLVVNLYDPRRGYIATSSLEGWMDIKDPRVVAIVSERKEQKEAVRMKQPLLSYAPKSQIAISMRAMARELS
- a CDS encoding helix-turn-helix transcriptional regulator, with product MSEFDAIDSLLASLTPQEELPDTEVRRSLREQAGLSKAQVARALGVSPSTVTGWESGRDPAGETRAKYAYLLDGLAAKFAPPAEPEPEPDSEAEAGPEPEADEVAPAPVAATDATEPSPADDADDRDDTDDVETLATPEPCVLCASPARQRVAGFPQHLDPADCRPTAGATTPTVTPTATPAAPSAPQVQPSPSARPPHAAHGAQRPKKPAPRGRAFQEPSGPADTIHQAVQAALAAHEGDVEAASTALLKRAIPDAMALLDQTRKGARYDVIAHPWIPDILKKQTAKGADRIWEARPKWTRHELPPGEHEVTALDINGAYLSALKTHLPLGQLEHSTGFDHDRRRAGVHLITPPHWEHEAVLPNPIGNRDEPGPLWVTEPTLRLLLRLSGPKYGLCDPPQIHESYTSGATENLLEKFRIALKDAREQAISDEDEVTLEYVKAMYSKFVSTMGESNYNRELYRPDWMHLIRSQAFANLWTKAYKAHEEGLTVVRAMGTDELHVIGDWHSVFPEGRGVTEVKVKDTYTAKAAGDETLQPGEGE
- a CDS encoding helix-turn-helix domain-containing protein, encoding MPGGRLTQQDRQQIALGLADGLAYAEIARTLDRPTSTVTREVMRNGGPTAYRADLAHRATEQRSRRKQPAAPRNPGTPAQPHGRDAEAVRAYEETFTTVLIQSGTPKMMARVMSCLTLTDTGSLTAAELVQRLQVSPASISKAVAFLESQGMVRRERDDRRRERYVVDNDIMYQSMMASARSTAHVVDIARQGVGVLGSGTPAATRLENIARFLDFVSESIARAAEQARDILHTQPEPPKDHTTT